From one Lysinibacillus sp. G4S2 genomic stretch:
- a CDS encoding glycerophosphodiester phosphodiesterase, with the protein MNIFAHRGVSAHYPENTIAAFVAASKLPITGIELDVHLTADRELVVIHDEMIDRTSNGSGYVKDYTLQELRAFDFGSWFSSEFEDESIPTLGDILELFAGTNHRINIELKTDIFPYNGIEALVIKEVAAYQMTERVIISSFNHESIQIVSQRAPYIEKAALFAEILVDFNGYTAQIPANAIHVSLPTAFRKSVKEALNEGAIVRVYTVNDVEDAKQLQQLGVQGLFTDDPEKIVTALTV; encoded by the coding sequence TTGAATATTTTTGCCCATAGAGGCGTTTCTGCACATTACCCTGAAAATACTATTGCTGCTTTTGTAGCTGCATCAAAGCTTCCGATTACCGGGATTGAACTAGATGTTCATTTAACAGCGGACAGGGAGTTAGTCGTTATTCACGATGAAATGATTGATCGCACATCTAACGGTTCTGGCTACGTAAAGGATTACACGCTACAAGAACTTCGTGCATTTGATTTTGGTTCATGGTTTTCTTCTGAATTTGAGGACGAAAGCATTCCAACTCTAGGTGACATATTAGAGCTGTTCGCAGGTACAAATCATCGCATTAATATTGAACTAAAAACAGATATATTTCCGTATAATGGAATAGAAGCGCTTGTTATTAAAGAAGTTGCCGCATACCAAATGACAGAGAGAGTGATTATTTCCTCCTTTAACCATGAATCGATTCAAATCGTCTCACAAAGGGCACCATATATCGAAAAAGCAGCCCTATTTGCAGAAATTTTAGTTGATTTTAACGGCTACACAGCTCAAATCCCAGCAAATGCTATACATGTCAGCTTACCCACAGCATTTCGGAAATCAGTTAAAGAAGCTCTTAATGAAGGAGCTATTGTACGTGTATATACAGTCAATGATGTCGAAGACGCAAAGCAACTGCAGCAGCTCGGTGTACAGGGACTATTTACAGATGACCCGGAGAAGATAGTAACGGCATTGACTGTTTAA
- a CDS encoding DUF2804 domain-containing protein has product MKQHAEKEIIQPTLLCDKKGNLNPAAIGFARKPLINCNLSGHLLRKKKWNYWCVYGDEIIFSATVSHLDYAAVCFVYFLEYETQRYFEKTITVPLGGKLKMPTQVLDSVSFKNSEMMIDMTYLQNETHLSVSIPDFDGDVLRAKLVIQHPPTDESLNVVIPWNRKTFQFTGKHHILPTSGVVTIGTRRFTFSPEENFSVLEYSRGVWPRESTWNWGMASQRVRGRRIGLNLGGKWTDGTGMTENAVFVEGKMTKIHEDVLFNYNQEDLMQRWKIKTKFSNQVSLTFSPFFERVSVTKAGLVKSEVHQMFGYYDGTVLLDNGETLVIKQMLGSIEENRVKW; this is encoded by the coding sequence GTGAAGCAGCATGCTGAGAAAGAAATTATACAGCCTACTCTTTTATGCGATAAAAAAGGTAATTTAAATCCAGCTGCCATCGGATTTGCACGTAAGCCCCTTATAAACTGCAATTTAAGTGGCCATCTCCTGCGCAAAAAGAAATGGAATTATTGGTGTGTCTACGGAGATGAGATTATTTTCTCTGCAACTGTTAGTCATCTAGACTATGCCGCAGTCTGCTTCGTCTATTTCCTTGAATATGAAACACAGCGTTATTTTGAAAAAACAATTACAGTTCCATTGGGCGGAAAGTTAAAAATGCCTACGCAAGTGCTAGATTCAGTATCATTCAAAAATAGTGAAATGATGATTGATATGACTTATTTACAAAATGAAACACATTTATCAGTTTCGATCCCAGACTTCGATGGAGATGTTTTACGTGCGAAGCTTGTCATTCAGCATCCACCTACAGATGAGTCATTGAATGTAGTCATTCCTTGGAATCGTAAAACATTCCAATTTACAGGCAAGCATCATATACTTCCTACTTCTGGAGTTGTAACAATTGGTACTCGTCGCTTTACATTTTCACCTGAAGAAAACTTTTCTGTACTAGAATATAGCCGTGGTGTTTGGCCGCGTGAGTCAACATGGAATTGGGGAATGGCCTCACAGCGAGTTCGAGGTAGACGAATTGGACTCAATTTAGGTGGTAAATGGACAGACGGAACTGGAATGACCGAAAATGCAGTTTTTGTTGAAGGTAAAATGACAAAAATACATGAAGATGTACTATTCAATTATAATCAAGAGGATTTAATGCAACGATGGAAAATCAAAACAAAATTCTCTAACCAAGTTTCATTAACTTTCTCCCCGTTTTTCGAGCGTGTATCCGTCACTAAGGCCGGTCTTGTAAAATCTGAAGTACATCAAATGTTTGGCTACTACGACGGCACCGTATTACTAGACAATGGCGAAACACTTGTAATCAAGCAAATGCTAGGCAGCATAGAAGAAAACCGAGTGAAATGGTAA
- a CDS encoding amidase domain-containing protein: MAKMYNRQAAVQYANLWWNRRNPAFPNFTVDCTNYISQCLLAGGAPMRGAPNRGRGWWLQHGNWSFSWSVAHSLRWYLEGSTTGLKGRRVESAEELDLGDVIFYDFQGDGRIDHSVIVTSIQNGIPYVNAHTSDSINRSYFYEDSTAYTPSMTYYFIHIDDSFA, encoded by the coding sequence GTGGCAAAAATGTATAACAGACAGGCCGCTGTACAATATGCGAATTTGTGGTGGAACAGGCGTAATCCAGCATTTCCGAATTTTACTGTTGATTGTACGAACTATATTTCTCAATGCTTACTTGCTGGAGGAGCACCAATGCGAGGTGCTCCAAACAGAGGGAGAGGTTGGTGGCTTCAACATGGAAATTGGAGCTTTAGCTGGTCGGTGGCACATTCCCTTAGATGGTATTTGGAAGGCTCTACAACTGGGTTGAAGGGTAGGCGTGTAGAATCTGCTGAGGAATTAGATCTTGGCGATGTCATTTTTTATGATTTCCAAGGTGATGGAAGGATTGACCATTCTGTAATTGTGACGAGTATTCAAAATGGTATTCCATACGTTAACGCACATACTTCAGATAGTATTAATCGATCATATTTTTATGAAGATTCAACGGCCTATACGCCAAGCATGACTTATTATTTCATTCATATAGATGATAGTTTTGCTTAG
- a CDS encoding nitroreductase has product MSEHFLSVRDAIIERRSIKKFNGQPVNREDMMAIIDDAVWAPNHGNREPWRLVVACGKELSTLYNLLRDLAIPKWQELSDEDLAKQMMKFTLSGGYAFVIVPEDARQKERLEDYAAASIFIQNIQLLAWDRGIGSCWKTPAFLDNPKFREALKVQPGERVIAMLQVGYFDEVPKGKERKKSADIVTIFGE; this is encoded by the coding sequence ATGAGCGAACATTTTTTGTCTGTTAGGGATGCGATTATAGAGCGTCGTTCTATTAAAAAATTTAATGGTCAGCCTGTAAATCGCGAAGATATGATGGCAATTATTGACGATGCGGTATGGGCACCGAATCATGGTAATCGGGAGCCTTGGCGTTTAGTAGTTGCATGTGGTAAGGAGTTATCTACTCTTTATAATTTATTGCGTGATCTAGCTATACCGAAATGGCAGGAGCTTTCAGATGAAGATTTAGCGAAGCAAATGATGAAATTTACATTATCAGGTGGCTATGCTTTTGTGATCGTTCCAGAGGATGCGCGACAAAAAGAGCGTTTAGAAGATTACGCAGCGGCAAGTATTTTTATTCAAAACATCCAATTGCTAGCATGGGATAGAGGAATCGGCTCATGCTGGAAAACACCTGCTTTCTTAGATAACCCAAAATTCCGTGAAGCTTTAAAGGTTCAGCCGGGTGAGCGTGTTATCGCAATGCTGCAAGTTGGCTATTTTGATGAAGTACCAAAAGGGAAAGAACGTAAAAAATCAGCAGATATCGTCACGATTTTTGGAGAATAA
- a CDS encoding dipeptidase, whose product MTNIQQLDAYFTEHRETHLNELNEFLRIPSISSLSEHKGDIQSAAEWLANAFKKLNLENISITQTAGHPVVYADWLHAEGKPTILFYGHYDVQPVDPLNLWETEPFNPTIRDNKLFARGASDDKGQVFMHLKMIEALFATTGTLPVNVKFIYEGEEEIGSPNLPAYVEEHKAKLAADLILISDTGLYGPGKPAVCYGLRGLTGIQIDVRGAKGDLHSGLYGGGVQNSIHALADILASFRDEHGTIQVEGFYDKVLPLSEEEREAYRALGFDEESVKEEVGVKELFGEAGYSYLERTWARPTLEVNGVFGGFSGEGIKTVLPAEAGAKITCRLVPNQEPDEIVALLKAHIEKHKPAGVEVTISEFDKGRPFLTPFDHPLIQAAGRSYEKVYNVPTAYTRGGGSIPIVAAFDEILGLPVVLMGFGLSSENFHAPNEHFHLENFDKGLRVLSDYLFEVAELQK is encoded by the coding sequence ATGACAAATATACAGCAATTAGATGCGTATTTCACAGAACATCGCGAGACACACTTAAATGAATTAAACGAATTTTTACGTATTCCAAGTATTAGTTCTTTATCTGAGCATAAAGGGGATATACAAAGTGCTGCTGAGTGGCTAGCGAACGCTTTTAAAAAATTAAATCTTGAGAATATCTCTATTACTCAAACTGCAGGTCACCCTGTTGTTTATGCTGATTGGTTACATGCAGAGGGCAAACCAACTATTCTGTTTTATGGTCATTATGATGTACAGCCTGTTGATCCATTAAATTTATGGGAAACAGAGCCATTCAACCCTACAATTCGTGATAACAAATTGTTTGCTCGTGGTGCTAGTGACGATAAAGGACAAGTGTTTATGCACTTGAAAATGATTGAAGCCTTATTTGCAACAACTGGCACATTACCAGTAAACGTGAAATTCATCTATGAAGGTGAAGAAGAGATTGGCAGCCCTAACCTTCCTGCCTATGTTGAAGAACATAAAGCGAAATTAGCTGCAGATTTAATTTTGATTTCTGATACAGGTCTATACGGTCCTGGTAAGCCTGCTGTATGTTATGGATTACGTGGCTTAACGGGTATTCAAATTGATGTTCGTGGCGCAAAAGGTGACCTTCACTCTGGTCTTTACGGTGGCGGTGTCCAAAATTCTATTCATGCATTAGCTGACATTTTAGCCTCTTTCCGTGATGAACATGGCACAATTCAAGTAGAGGGCTTCTACGACAAAGTTTTACCATTATCTGAAGAGGAACGCGAAGCTTACCGCGCTCTTGGTTTTGATGAAGAATCAGTGAAAGAAGAAGTTGGTGTGAAGGAATTATTCGGTGAAGCTGGCTATTCCTATTTAGAACGCACTTGGGCACGCCCAACATTAGAGGTTAATGGTGTGTTTGGTGGCTTCTCTGGCGAAGGCATTAAAACGGTTCTTCCTGCTGAGGCTGGCGCAAAAATCACATGCCGTCTTGTTCCAAATCAAGAGCCTGATGAAATTGTAGCACTTTTAAAAGCACATATTGAAAAACATAAGCCAGCTGGTGTTGAAGTGACAATCTCTGAATTCGATAAAGGTCGTCCATTCTTAACACCATTTGATCATCCACTTATCCAAGCTGCTGGTCGCTCGTACGAAAAAGTATATAATGTCCCAACTGCTTACACACGCGGAGGTGGATCAATCCCTATCGTAGCTGCCTTTGATGAAATTTTAGGATTGCCAGTTGTTTTAATGGGCTTCGGATTATCAAGTGAAAACTTCCATGCACCAAATGAACACTTCCATTTAGAAAACTTCGATAAAGGACTACGCGTTTTAAGCGATTATTTATTTGAAGTTGCTGAATTACAAAAATAA